From Alloacidobacterium dinghuense:
GGTGGAACGCGGCGTGCGCTTCGTGACGCTCAATATGTTTGAGACGGTCTTTAACGACATTACCTGGGACATTCACGGTTCTGCTCCTTTCAGCCCGATTAACTGCTATAGCGATCTGGTCGGCCCCATGTTCGACAACGCATATAGCTCGCTGCTTGAGGATTTGAGCCAGCGTGGGCTGCTCGATAACACGATGGTGCTGGCGACAGGTGAGTTCGGGCGCACGCCCCGCATCAATCCCGCGGGCGGGCGCGACCACTGGCCGCAGTGCTGGACAGTTGTGCTGGCTGGAGGCGGAATCAAGGGCGGGCAAGTTGTGGGTGCATCCGATGCGATTGGCGCGGCGCCGCAGGATCGTCCGGTGATGCCCGCGCATGTGGCGGCGACGGTGTACAAGTGCCTGGGGATTCCCGTGGATATGGAACTGAAGACGCCGCAGGGGCGTGTGGTGCGGCTGGTAGACCATGGGTTTGATCCTATTGATGAGTTGTTGAGTTGATTCCGGTGAAGGCGAGTGAATCACTATGAAGCTTCGGGACGCCTTATTGCTCGCCGTACTCGCCGGTGGATTTGGTCCGGCGGCCATCGCCGGACAATCTACCCCGCAGACGAAGAGCGAAGCTCCGTTTCATCCGCCCGAGATGGAGAAGGTAGAGAGTGCGGGTCCGGCTAACGCGAAACATCCCAACGTAGGCACAGCCAATCGCCAGCCACTTGGCGCTCTTGAGCGCATCGAGATTATTCCGTCTTCGATAACGATGAACGGAAGACATGCCACCCAGCGCCTTCTGGTGGAGGGAATTTTTCTCGATGGCCATCAGGAGGACGTGACCGCGCGGGCAAAGATTTCGGTTACAGACACAAAAGTCGCGACCATAGACGGCGTTGATTTTGCTGTCCCGCAAGGCGACGGCCTGGCGACGATCAACGCGACCGTAGAAGGTCATCAGGCGAATGCTGCGGTGAGCGTGAAAGATTTTTCGAGCGCCTCGACGTGGAGCTTTCGCAACGACGTGCTGCCTGTGATGACGAAAATGGGGTGCAATTCAGGCCCTTGTCATGGAGCAGCTGCGGGAAAGAACGGTTTCAAGCTGACGCTGCGCGGCTATGATCCGGAAGCCGATTACTATGCGCTCACGCACCAGGCCCTTGCGCGACGGACGGAAACAATGGAGCCGGCGAAGAGCTTGATCTTGTTGAAGCCGACGCTGGCGATTCCTCATGGCGGCGGCAAGCGCTTTAGTACCGATTCACCCGAGTATGAAGTGATTTCGGGATGGATTGCTCAGGGCATGCCGCCACCACGCGATTCCGATGCGCGTGTTACGGAAATACAAGTGCTTCCGCGCGAGGCTTCGCTTCGTCCGGGCGCTGAGCAGCAGTTGCTGGTCACGGCGGTGTTTTCTGACGGGCACACCGCAGACGTAACGCGATGGGCCAAGTATGACAGCGGTGATGAGAGCGTGGCCACTGTCGGCAACGATGGCCATGTGACGATGCACGGATACGGCGAGGCTCCAGTCACGGTGTGGTATCAGAGTCACGTCACGTTTTCGCGGCTGCGCATTCCGTTTCCTAACAAGCTGCCGACTACAGTCTTCAGCAAGGCGCCGCGCAATAACTTCATCGATGACGCGATTCTGAAGCATCTGGAGCTGCTGCACATTCCGCCTTCGCCTCCCGCGAACGACGCCGCATTTATTCGCAGGGCGTATCTCGATGCAGCAGGCATCTTGCCCAGCCCAGCAGAGGTCGACAAGTTTTTGAAGGATTCTTCGCCGAACAAACGGAACCAGTTGATTGACAGAATTATGAAGCGTCCGGAGTTTGTAGACTATTGGGCGTACAAGTGGTCAGATCTGCTGCTGGTTTCGAGCAATCGCCTTTCAAATGGCGAAATGTGGAGTTACTACAACTGGATTCACGACAGCGTCGCGACGGACAAGCCGTGGAACAAGTTTGTCGCGCAGATCATAACGGCCACCGGCAATACGCAGGAAAATGGCGCGGCGAACTACTGGGTCGTGCATCGCGATCCGCTGGATACTTCGGAGAATATGGCGCAGGCGTTTCTGGGCATCAACATTACCTGTGCTCATTGCCACAATCATCCTCTGGCGAAGTGGACGCAGAAGGATTATTACGGCATGGCCAACCTGTTCGCACGGGTGCGGCTTAAGACGTTTGCGTCTACCGGCTTTCGTCCTGGCGTTGGGCCGATCTTCAACGGCGTTACGGTGTATTCGGCACCAACTGGCGAGTTTATGGATGACCGCTTCATGATGCCGTTGCCTCCAAAGCCTCTGGACGCTGTGGCACTCTCGATGCAGACGCCGGGCGATACTCGTCAGTATTTTGCCGAGTGGCTTACATCGCCGGAGAATCAGTTCTTTGCGCGCAATATTGTCAACCGCGTGTGGCGCAACTTTATGGGACGCGGGCTGGTTGAGCCTGTCGATGATCTTCGCGATACGAATCCGGCGACGAATGATGAATTGCTGAACGCGCTGGTGAAGGATTTTGTTGCGCACAATTTCGATGTGAATTATTTGATTCGGACCATCATGCAATCGGCGACCTATCAGACTTCGTCGGAGCCGCTGAAGGAGAATGCGGATGATGATAAGTACGGCTCGCATTATGTCATCCGGCGTTTGCCAGCCGAGGTACTGCTCGATGCGTATTCGCAGGTGACGCAGGTTCCGGAGAAATTTGATGGATATCCGCTGGGGATGCGAGGAATGCAGCTGCCGGATACCGCGGTGAAGTCGTATTTCCTGACGGCGTTTGGCCGCCCTTCCCGGCAGCAGACGCGCGAGAGCGAGCGCACATCCGTTCCAACGATTACGCAGGCTCTGCACATCATCAATGGGGATACGCTGAACAATAAGCTGCGAGCGCCTGACAGCTCCGTGGATATGCTGCTGAAGCTCGGCTTTTCCGATGAGCAGATCGTGGACTACCTCTATCTTGCTTCGCTCAGCCGGCGCCCGACGGATGCCGAACGCTCAGCTTTGGTGAAAGCGCTCGCAGCGGCCGAGCAAGAGAAGATTGCCGGCGTGGAGGATGCTCGTCGCGCCGCGCTGATCGATATGTCGTGGTCGCTCTTAACCAGTGAAGAATTTATGTTCAACCATTGATTTGAATTGGATGACGGCCTTTGTTTGCCTCTCGCGTGCGTCGTATGCCAAGGAACTCTGAGAGCTTCGGATCCCTCTTCAACCCTCGCAGATTTGCGATGATGGCTGCTGTGCTTGTTGCTTCCTGGGCGATATTTCACTCCGGCTTTAGCAGCGAATCGCATGTGGCCGCCGATTCAGTACCAAACTTCAATTCCGATGTTGCTCCCATCCTGCAGAAGAACTGCCTCGCCTGCCACACGACCAGCACGAAGATGGGCGACTTTGTCATGGATAGCTACGACTCGCTGATGAAGGGTGGAATCCATGGGCCTGTCATCGTCCCTCACGATGCAAAGCAAAGCCGCCTGGCCCTGATGATTGAGGGAAAGATTGCTCCGCGTATGCCGTTTGGAGCGGACCCGCTTTCAGCCGCCGACATTGCCACGATCGAGGCATGGATCGATGCAGGGGCTCCGAAGCCGGAAGCGTCAGGCGCGACGAACGCACTTACGGCTGCGCCCATACCTGAAGTCAAGACTGAGGTTCCGGTCGTTTCGCCGGTGGCGGCAGTGAAGTTTTCGCCGAATGGAAAGCTGCTTGCGGCGGGCGGTTATCGGGAAGTGCGCTTGCTCGACCCTGCTACGGGCAACGTGATCGCTACGCTCACGGGGCACGCTGATTATGTGCGCTCCATCGCCTTCAGTCCGGACGGCAAGTTGCTCGCGGCAGGCGGAGGTCCTCCGCAGCGTTGGGGAGAGATCAAGATCTGGGATGTGCAGTCGCATCAGTTGCTCAAGACAATGCAGGGGCATGCAGACTGCATTTATTCGATTGCGTGGAGCCCGGATGGAAAGCTCATCGCTTCCGGAAGCTACGACAAGATGGCGAAGCTGTGGGATGTTTTGAGTGGCAAGGAAGTCTCCAACTTGAAGGACCACATCGATGCGGTCTTTGCCGTGGCCTTCAGTCCAGATGGGAAGCGGCTTGCTACAGCCTCACAGGACCGTACGGTGAAGATATGGGACATTGCATCTGGAAAGAGGTTGTATACGCTGAGCGATGCTTCTGATGGCCTGACGACGGTTGCTTATTCGCCGGACGGCAATCGCATTGCTGCCGCCGGTTATGACAAGACTATCTATGTTTGGCGACTGGGCAATGATGACGGCCATCTCGAACAGTCACTGATTGCAGATGAGGACAGCATCCTTTCGCTTGTATGGTCGCCGGATGGCAAGACCATTGTGACCGCTTCGGCTGACGGTTCGATTCGTTTTCGCGATGCCGCCACGCTCGATCCGATTCGCGTGATCGACCACCAGTCCGATTGGGTGGAAGCGTTGAGCGTAAGTCCTGATGGAAAGCAATTGGCGGCAGGCCGCTTTAACGGCACTTTGAGTTTGTATAACGCAGAAGACTACAAGGAGGTGCGAGGGCAAATGATGGCCTTCGAGCCTCAAGAGCCAACTGCCCGGAATGAGTAGCGAGGGGGAACGATGAGAACGAGAACTCTGCTTTGTGGTCTGTGTTTTGCGGCCGGCACAGCGTGGGTCTTGCCGCTGCATGCCGATGAGCCGATCATTCCTCCGAGCGTCACCAGGATTTCACCCGCGGGCATGGAGCGCGGAAGCACAGCTACATTCACGGTTGAGGGACGAAACCTATCGGATGCGAAAGCGGTGACCTTCGATGTTGCCGGTGTGAGTGGGAAGGTGACGGAGATCACTGATGTGCCGGAGAAGATTACAGGACCACGTGCAGGTGAGGATCTGGCTGCGCAGGTACCTTTGGGCAAGAAGCAGACTGCAAAACTTGAAGTCACCGCAGCGAAGGATGTTCCGCCGGGAATTCATCACTTTCGCATTCAGACGCCGCTCGGCACTTCGGACATGGTTGTACTCGACATAGGAGCATTGACTGAAATTCCAGCGAGCCACGCAATGGCTGCGGGCACTGATGTGCAGCCACAGCAGGCGAAACTGCCGGCTACCTTCGTCGGAACAATCGCTTCGCCCGGCGATAAGGACAGCTACCAGTTTGAAGGCAAGGCGGGTGAAGATGTCGTTTTCCAGGTGGAGGCATCGCGCCTCCGTTCGCTGCTTCAATCCAAACTTGTGTTGAGTGATATGTCTGGTCACGTCCTTGCGGAGGCGGGCACGTATGACGAAGGCCCAGACGCTGAACTGCATTACAAGTTACCGCAGGACGGACCATACCTTCTGTCGATCACGGACCGCGAGCAAAGTGGTAGCCCGGATCACTTTTATCGAGTGGATGCGGGTGTGTTGCCTTATGTCACCGGTGTCTTTCCGCTTGGTGTGCGCGCGGGCCAAACGGCCGAGGTCTCTGTGCAGGGTGTGAATCTTGGCGCGGTTCGTCAGGTAAAGGTGGAGGCGCCGAAGTCGGCGAACGGGTGGGCAACGATTCCGCTTGAGATCAGGAACGGGGAAACGGCATCACTGAACACGGTGAAGCTGGCAGTCGGCAATGAGCCGGAGATATTGGAGAAGGAGCCGAACAGCGCGGTTATGCAGGCACAAGACATTTCTTTGCCGGTAACGATCAATGGCCACATCGCAGGTGGAGTCGATGCAGGTAGGAAGCCGGACGAGGATTATTTCCGTTTTCACGCAAAGAAAGGCGAGCGTTTAAGCATCGATGTGGCAGCCGCGCGCCTTGGCTCTCCGCTGGATTCCGTGATTGAGGTTCTGGATGCGCAAGGCAATCCAATTCCACGTGCGACGATTCGCTGCCTGAACCAGACCACGACAACGCTTGCTGACAGAGACTCGCGAACGACTGGCATCCGGCTTGTGTCCACTTCCGGTTTGCGTGAAGGCGATTACCTGATGGTGGGAGACGAGCTGAATCGCGTGAAGTTCATTCCCGATCAGCCCGATGCCGATACGATCCTCGAAGGAATGGAGGGTCGCCGCCTGGCATACGCGGGAACGTCGCCGGATGTACACGCTGTCAACACGCCGGTGTACAAGGCGCAGATTCTGCCTGCTGATGCGGAGTTTCCACCCAACGGCTTGCCGGTCTTTCATCTCACATGGCGCAATGACGATGGAGGGCCAGGCTACGGCGCGGACTCGAAGCTGGACTTTGTTGCTCCCGCGGATGGTGACTATCTGCTGCACCTTAAAGATGTTCGTGGCATGGAGGGGCCGGACTTCGCGTATCGGCTGACGGTTCGCGATGCAACGCCTGATTATCAGCTGAGTGCGGATCCGGCGAATCCCAATATCCCGCGCGGCGGATCTTTACCGGTGACCGTATCGATCTCTCAGATACGTGATTACGAAGGCCCGATTGAGGTAGAGGGGAAGGGCTTGCCGTCGGGAGTGACCGCGAAGCCGGCGGTCATTCCATCGGGACAGAAGACTACTGTAGTTGTTGTGTCAGCCGCCTCGGATGGATCGCTGGACACGCAACCAGCGCCCATCGAGTTTGTCGGGCACGCGAATGTCGATGGCCACGACCTGATGAGGATTGCGAACGCCGATGCGGATGGAGCGCCTTCGCTACAGCTGGTATCGATTATTCCTCCTCCGGATGTAGTCGTGACGACGGAGTTGAAGGAAGTTTCGATTGAACCGGGAAAGGAGGTCACGGTCACGCTTCACGTCGAGCGGCAGAATGGGTTTAAGGGCCGCGTACCTTGCTCGGTAGAGAATCTTCCTCCCGGCATTGAAGTTGTGAATGTTGGATTGAACGGCGTGCTTGTGACCGAAGCACAGACGAGCCGCACGTTCACGCTGCGCGCCGAGGACTGGGTCAAACCAATCGAGCAGCCGATCTATGTGGTGGGTCAGGTTGAGTCGAATTCGCCTACGATGCATGCATCCGCGCCGGTTCTCCTCAAGGTAGCATCCACCAACGAAACAGCGAGCGCAAGCCCGGCTCAGGCCGCTTCTCCGAATCGCTGAGGGATTCCACGCATGTCGATATCACGCCGCAAATTTATCGCTCAGGTTGGGACCGGTCTTGTCGCCCCTCTGATTCTTGGAGCCACGAATAAATCCGGAAGCAAAAAGCCGGTTCTTGGTTCGGGGGAACACACATACGAAGTGACGCACGATTGGGGCGAGCTGCCTGCGAATATTCAATATGGCAACACCCACGGTGTCTGCGAAGATTCGCAGGGACACATTTACATTCACCACACGGTTTACGCCACCAGCGAGAAGCCGGACAGCATGGTGGTCTTCGATCACGAAGGCAAGTTCGTGAAAAGCTGGGGCAAGGAATTTCGCGGTGGCGCGCACGGGCTCTACATTCGCAAGGAAGGCAGTGCTGAATTTCTCCATCTGTGCGACATTCAACGTGGCCTCGTGGTAAAGAAAACGCTGGATGGCGAAGAGGTCTTCACGCTCGGATATCCCAAGGAATCGGAACCATATTCGAAGCCGGGTCCAGATGGCAAACCGCTGAAGTACAGTCCGACAAATCTGGCGGTGGCTCCCAACGGTGATATCTACGTTGGTGATGGATATGGTTCGAGCTACATCATCCAGTACAACAGCAAAGGGGAATACGTTCGCACCTTTGGCGGTCCAGGCAAGGAATCCGGGCAACTGTCGTGTCCGCACGGCATCATTCTGGATACGCGAGGGCCTGAACCGGTTCTGAACGTTGCGGACCGCAGCAATAAGCGCATTCAGCGTTTCACGCTCGAGGGCAAGTCTATCGACTTTCTCTACGGAACGAATGCGCCTTGCCACTTCAACATCTACAAGAATGGCGATATGGTGGTGCCCGATTTGTTCGCGCGGGTCACGCTGATGGACCGGAACAATTACATCATCGCCAACCTCGGCGATGATTCTTCAAGCGACTACATGGCGACGCGCAAGCTTACGCGCGATCACTTCAAGCCGGGCAAATTCGTATGTCCGCACGGAGCCTGTTTCGATCACGCGGGCAATATCTTCGTCGTGGAATGGGTGGAGGTCGGACGCGTGAGCAAGTTGCGGAAAGTTGCATAGCTCGCGCCGGGGTCTGGCACTATTCTGCGTCGTGAGAAACGACCGTCATGATGA
This genomic window contains:
- a CDS encoding DUF1549 domain-containing protein, producing MKLRDALLLAVLAGGFGPAAIAGQSTPQTKSEAPFHPPEMEKVESAGPANAKHPNVGTANRQPLGALERIEIIPSSITMNGRHATQRLLVEGIFLDGHQEDVTARAKISVTDTKVATIDGVDFAVPQGDGLATINATVEGHQANAAVSVKDFSSASTWSFRNDVLPVMTKMGCNSGPCHGAAAGKNGFKLTLRGYDPEADYYALTHQALARRTETMEPAKSLILLKPTLAIPHGGGKRFSTDSPEYEVISGWIAQGMPPPRDSDARVTEIQVLPREASLRPGAEQQLLVTAVFSDGHTADVTRWAKYDSGDESVATVGNDGHVTMHGYGEAPVTVWYQSHVTFSRLRIPFPNKLPTTVFSKAPRNNFIDDAILKHLELLHIPPSPPANDAAFIRRAYLDAAGILPSPAEVDKFLKDSSPNKRNQLIDRIMKRPEFVDYWAYKWSDLLLVSSNRLSNGEMWSYYNWIHDSVATDKPWNKFVAQIITATGNTQENGAANYWVVHRDPLDTSENMAQAFLGINITCAHCHNHPLAKWTQKDYYGMANLFARVRLKTFASTGFRPGVGPIFNGVTVYSAPTGEFMDDRFMMPLPPKPLDAVALSMQTPGDTRQYFAEWLTSPENQFFARNIVNRVWRNFMGRGLVEPVDDLRDTNPATNDELLNALVKDFVAHNFDVNYLIRTIMQSATYQTSSEPLKENADDDKYGSHYVIRRLPAEVLLDAYSQVTQVPEKFDGYPLGMRGMQLPDTAVKSYFLTAFGRPSRQQTRESERTSVPTITQALHIINGDTLNNKLRAPDSSVDMLLKLGFSDEQIVDYLYLASLSRRPTDAERSALVKALAAAEQEKIAGVEDARRAALIDMSWSLLTSEEFMFNH
- a CDS encoding eIF2A-related protein translates to MMAAVLVASWAIFHSGFSSESHVAADSVPNFNSDVAPILQKNCLACHTTSTKMGDFVMDSYDSLMKGGIHGPVIVPHDAKQSRLALMIEGKIAPRMPFGADPLSAADIATIEAWIDAGAPKPEASGATNALTAAPIPEVKTEVPVVSPVAAVKFSPNGKLLAAGGYREVRLLDPATGNVIATLTGHADYVRSIAFSPDGKLLAAGGGPPQRWGEIKIWDVQSHQLLKTMQGHADCIYSIAWSPDGKLIASGSYDKMAKLWDVLSGKEVSNLKDHIDAVFAVAFSPDGKRLATASQDRTVKIWDIASGKRLYTLSDASDGLTTVAYSPDGNRIAAAGYDKTIYVWRLGNDDGHLEQSLIADEDSILSLVWSPDGKTIVTASADGSIRFRDAATLDPIRVIDHQSDWVEALSVSPDGKQLAAGRFNGTLSLYNAEDYKEVRGQMMAFEPQEPTARNE
- a CDS encoding COG1470 family protein, yielding MRTRTLLCGLCFAAGTAWVLPLHADEPIIPPSVTRISPAGMERGSTATFTVEGRNLSDAKAVTFDVAGVSGKVTEITDVPEKITGPRAGEDLAAQVPLGKKQTAKLEVTAAKDVPPGIHHFRIQTPLGTSDMVVLDIGALTEIPASHAMAAGTDVQPQQAKLPATFVGTIASPGDKDSYQFEGKAGEDVVFQVEASRLRSLLQSKLVLSDMSGHVLAEAGTYDEGPDAELHYKLPQDGPYLLSITDREQSGSPDHFYRVDAGVLPYVTGVFPLGVRAGQTAEVSVQGVNLGAVRQVKVEAPKSANGWATIPLEIRNGETASLNTVKLAVGNEPEILEKEPNSAVMQAQDISLPVTINGHIAGGVDAGRKPDEDYFRFHAKKGERLSIDVAAARLGSPLDSVIEVLDAQGNPIPRATIRCLNQTTTTLADRDSRTTGIRLVSTSGLREGDYLMVGDELNRVKFIPDQPDADTILEGMEGRRLAYAGTSPDVHAVNTPVYKAQILPADAEFPPNGLPVFHLTWRNDDGGPGYGADSKLDFVAPADGDYLLHLKDVRGMEGPDFAYRLTVRDATPDYQLSADPANPNIPRGGSLPVTVSISQIRDYEGPIEVEGKGLPSGVTAKPAVIPSGQKTTVVVVSAASDGSLDTQPAPIEFVGHANVDGHDLMRIANADADGAPSLQLVSIIPPPDVVVTTELKEVSIEPGKEVTVTLHVERQNGFKGRVPCSVENLPPGIEVVNVGLNGVLVTEAQTSRTFTLRAEDWVKPIEQPIYVVGQVESNSPTMHASAPVLLKVASTNETASASPAQAASPNR